In Aquiflexum balticum DSM 16537, a single genomic region encodes these proteins:
- a CDS encoding FKBP-type peptidyl-prolyl cis-trans isomerase produces the protein MSVASKGNSVKVHYTGRLTDGTVFDSSANRDPLGFTLGDGNMIKGFDAAVYGMEIGQEKSITIPCLEAYGEKREDMMLEIPKEQVPPHINPEIGMELSLQNQAGQPVPVKVAHIDDEKIILDANHPLAGQDLIFDITLVEIG, from the coding sequence ATGTCAGTAGCAAGTAAAGGAAACAGCGTTAAGGTACATTATACCGGAAGGCTAACAGACGGAACAGTATTTGATTCATCGGCTAACAGGGACCCTCTTGGATTTACATTGGGAGATGGGAATATGATCAAGGGATTTGATGCAGCAGTTTATGGTATGGAAATCGGTCAGGAAAAAAGCATCACCATTCCCTGTTTGGAAGCATATGGAGAAAAAAGAGAAGATATGATGTTGGAAATTCCTAAAGAACAGGTTCCTCCTCATATCAATCCTGAAATAGGTATGGAACTTTCCCTTCAAAATCAGGCAGGTCAGCCTGTACCGGTAAAAGTCGCACATATAGATGATGAAAAAATCATACTTGACGCCAATCACCCATTGGCAGGTCAGGATTTGATCTTTGATATTACTTTAGTAGAAATTGGCTGA
- a CDS encoding UDP-2,3-diacylglucosamine diphosphatase: MNIKLHQKKIFFASDFHLGAPDEKSSRTRETNIIQWLNSIEEEAAAIFLVGDIFDFWFEYDKVIPKGFIRFLGKIAELRGKNIPIYFFTGNHDLWMDDYFTKELGIPVYDHPIEITIEGKKFLIGHGDGLGPGDTQYKILKKVFTNPVCQWLFKWFHPDLGIRLAQSWSNNSRITNLESKENEFKGEDEWIWSYCKQIEKNRHFDFYVFGHRHLPLDLPVGDSARYFNLGEWVSQCTFGEFDGKEFKIKKFTN, encoded by the coding sequence ATGAACATCAAACTTCATCAAAAGAAAATTTTTTTTGCATCAGATTTTCACTTAGGCGCACCCGATGAAAAAAGCAGCAGAACCCGGGAAACAAATATTATCCAATGGCTGAACAGCATAGAAGAGGAAGCCGCAGCAATTTTCCTGGTTGGTGATATCTTTGATTTTTGGTTTGAATACGACAAAGTTATTCCTAAAGGCTTTATCAGGTTTTTGGGGAAAATAGCCGAATTACGAGGGAAAAACATTCCGATATATTTTTTCACAGGCAACCATGACCTTTGGATGGACGACTACTTCACTAAAGAGCTTGGGATCCCTGTATATGATCATCCGATTGAAATCACCATCGAAGGCAAAAAGTTCCTGATAGGTCACGGAGATGGACTTGGTCCCGGAGATACGCAATATAAAATCCTCAAAAAGGTTTTTACCAATCCGGTTTGCCAATGGCTTTTCAAATGGTTCCATCCTGATTTGGGTATCAGGCTAGCCCAATCATGGTCTAACAACAGCCGAATCACCAACCTTGAAAGCAAAGAAAATGAATTCAAAGGTGAAGATGAATGGATTTGGAGCTATTGCAAGCAAATAGAAAAAAACAGACACTTTGATTTTTATGTCTTTGGACATAGACACCTGCCTTTAGATCTCCCCGTTGGAGATTCTGCAAGATACTTTAATCTTGGTGAATGGGTAAGTCAGTGTACGTTTGGGGAGTTTGATGGAAAAGAATTTAAAATCAAAAAATTCACAAATTGA
- the ftsH gene encoding ATP-dependent zinc metalloprotease FtsH, translated as MSDTNKNKNKNFLPKTPQKPNFQLWLIITAVIVLVGITWFNQRSTVINITKSRFEEMYLSNDIAKVTIIRNQNRIDVTLKESALENQKYKSELEANSPFFNPLGPHYSIEVASAEKFEKDFEDLESSVPEGQRIAYTVKNEESWTNWFSSFGFLIILFLFFWIMMRRMAGPSGPGGQIFNVGKSKAQLFDAENKVKTTFDNVAGLDEAKEEIQEIVEFLKNPSKFTKLGGKIPKGALLIGPPGTGKTLLAKAVAGEAGVPFFTLSGSDFVEMFVGVGAARVRDLFKQAKEKAPCIIFIDEIDAIGRSRGKGQMPGSNDERENTLNSLLVEMDGFGTDSGVIVLAATNRPDVLDSALLRPGRFDRQISIDKPDIVGREAIFKVHLGPIKTSDDIDAKKLAAQTPGFAGAEIANVCNEAALIAARRNKVAVDMEDFQDAIDRVIGGLEKKNKIISPDEKKIVAYHEAGHAVAGWFLEHADPLVKVSIVPRGIAALGYAQYLPKEQFLYQTEQLMDEMCMTLGGRAAEHIIFGKISTGALSDLERVTKMAYSMVSVYGMNDKIGNVSFYDSKSSEYRMTKPYSETTAETIDEEVRKLVSEAYERTKSLLRSKEAELEILAKELLEKEILFQSDLEKLIGKRPFAKETTYEAFTKKPIKKLEEVPEVVENPENSVVDDEEKSKEVIPHKVEDTKE; from the coding sequence ATGAGCGATACGAATAAAAACAAAAATAAAAATTTTCTACCTAAGACACCACAGAAACCCAATTTCCAACTTTGGTTAATTATTACAGCGGTAATAGTGCTTGTAGGTATCACTTGGTTTAATCAAAGAAGCACAGTAATAAATATTACCAAAAGCCGCTTTGAGGAAATGTACCTTTCTAATGATATAGCCAAAGTAACTATTATCAGAAATCAGAACAGAATCGATGTTACACTTAAGGAATCAGCACTTGAAAATCAAAAATATAAAAGTGAACTGGAAGCAAATAGTCCTTTTTTCAACCCTTTAGGGCCACACTATTCCATAGAAGTAGCCAGTGCCGAAAAGTTTGAAAAGGATTTTGAAGATTTGGAGAGTAGTGTTCCCGAAGGTCAAAGAATTGCTTATACAGTTAAGAATGAGGAATCATGGACAAATTGGTTTTCCAGTTTTGGATTTTTGATAATCCTATTCCTCTTCTTCTGGATTATGATGAGAAGGATGGCAGGACCAAGCGGACCCGGTGGACAGATTTTCAATGTCGGCAAATCAAAGGCACAGTTATTTGACGCTGAAAATAAAGTCAAGACAACATTTGACAATGTGGCAGGTTTGGATGAAGCCAAAGAAGAAATCCAGGAAATCGTTGAGTTCCTTAAAAATCCTTCAAAATTCACAAAATTGGGAGGAAAAATTCCTAAAGGCGCTTTGCTTATTGGACCTCCGGGGACAGGTAAAACATTATTGGCAAAAGCTGTAGCCGGTGAGGCAGGCGTTCCTTTTTTCACACTTTCAGGTTCTGATTTTGTGGAAATGTTTGTAGGTGTGGGCGCCGCAAGGGTACGTGACCTTTTCAAACAAGCAAAAGAGAAAGCACCTTGTATCATATTTATAGATGAAATCGATGCTATAGGAAGATCAAGAGGAAAAGGTCAAATGCCTGGATCCAATGATGAAAGAGAAAATACGCTTAATTCCTTATTGGTAGAAATGGATGGTTTTGGAACTGACTCAGGAGTCATAGTCCTAGCAGCTACAAATAGACCAGACGTATTGGACAGTGCTTTATTGAGACCTGGAAGGTTTGACAGACAGATCAGTATTGATAAACCTGATATTGTTGGTAGGGAAGCTATTTTCAAAGTTCACCTGGGTCCAATAAAAACTTCAGATGATATTGACGCCAAAAAGCTGGCGGCACAAACCCCTGGTTTTGCGGGTGCAGAAATTGCCAACGTATGTAATGAGGCCGCACTAATTGCCGCCAGAAGAAATAAGGTTGCTGTCGATATGGAGGATTTTCAGGATGCCATAGACAGAGTCATAGGTGGATTGGAAAAGAAAAACAAAATAATTTCACCTGACGAAAAGAAAATTGTCGCTTACCATGAAGCGGGGCACGCGGTTGCAGGTTGGTTTCTGGAACATGCTGACCCTTTGGTGAAAGTAAGTATTGTTCCCAGAGGAATAGCTGCTTTGGGTTACGCCCAATATCTACCAAAGGAACAGTTTCTATACCAAACAGAACAACTGATGGATGAAATGTGTATGACCTTAGGAGGCAGGGCTGCTGAACATATTATATTCGGAAAAATATCAACAGGTGCTTTGAGTGACCTCGAAAGAGTTACTAAAATGGCTTATTCGATGGTCTCTGTATATGGAATGAATGATAAAATCGGAAACGTATCATTTTACGACAGTAAGTCAAGTGAATACCGGATGACAAAACCTTATTCTGAGACTACGGCTGAAACCATAGATGAAGAAGTCCGAAAATTGGTTTCAGAAGCCTACGAAAGAACAAAAAGTCTTTTGAGAAGTAAAGAAGCAGAATTGGAAATCCTTGCAAAGGAGCTACTTGAAAAAGAGATTCTTTTTCAATCGGATTTGGAAAAACTGATTGGAAAAAGACCTTTTGCAAAAGAGACAACTTATGAGGCTTTCACAAAAAAGCCTATCAAAAAACTGGAGGAAGTTCCTGAAGTAGTGGAAAATCCCGAAAACAGCGTTGTAGACGATGAGGAGAAATCCAAAGAAGTAATCCCCCATAAGGTAGAGGACACAAAGGAATAA
- the rsfS gene encoding ribosome silencing factor, whose protein sequence is MTAEELSKLIVKGMEEKKASDIVVMDLRGIKNSFTDFFVICSGNSDTQLEAISDSIEELTIKLKEKPWRSEGKDNKQWILIDYINVVAHVFLKEKRDFYGLEELWGDAKITRI, encoded by the coding sequence ATGACAGCAGAAGAGCTGAGCAAATTAATCGTTAAAGGGATGGAAGAAAAAAAAGCTTCCGATATCGTGGTGATGGACTTAAGAGGTATCAAGAATTCATTTACTGATTTTTTTGTTATTTGCTCAGGAAATTCAGACACGCAATTAGAAGCCATTTCTGATTCAATCGAGGAATTGACCATAAAATTGAAGGAAAAACCTTGGAGAAGTGAAGGCAAAGATAACAAACAGTGGATTCTGATTGATTACATCAATGTGGTAGCCCACGTGTTCCTAAAAGAGAAAAGAGATTTTTATGGACTCGAAGAACTTTGGGGAGATGCAAAGATCACCAGGATATAA
- a CDS encoding biotin--[acetyl-CoA-carboxylase] ligase produces the protein MYKILANTLFLGKDIVYLTDCHSTNDEANKRLGHRTVCEGSIIITDNQTKGRGQRGNQWISEPGKNLIFSLVLQPAFLAPPDQFYLNMSISLAVTDFFGDYVQGVKIKWPNDIFHTDSGKLGGVLIENSISSLSIESSIVGIGLNINQVDFTVPNATSLTKLTNQNFDLWELFRVLVMHIEKRYLELKKGMHSKILSDYLNKLFRYEEWAKYEDNAVFIGRIIGIAMDGKLIIEKENGFVNHYAFKEVKFLFDK, from the coding sequence ATGTATAAAATCCTTGCCAATACGCTTTTTTTGGGGAAAGATATTGTTTACCTGACAGACTGTCATTCAACAAATGACGAAGCAAACAAAAGATTGGGGCATCGGACAGTTTGCGAAGGAAGCATAATCATTACGGATAATCAAACCAAAGGTCGGGGCCAAAGGGGCAATCAATGGATTTCTGAACCAGGAAAGAATCTGATATTTTCATTGGTTTTGCAACCAGCATTTTTGGCGCCCCCAGATCAGTTTTATCTTAATATGTCGATTTCATTGGCAGTTACGGATTTCTTTGGAGATTATGTTCAAGGAGTGAAAATCAAATGGCCCAATGACATCTTTCACACGGATTCAGGGAAGTTGGGTGGGGTCCTGATTGAAAATAGCATCAGTTCCTTGTCAATTGAATCTTCCATAGTTGGGATTGGTCTTAATATAAATCAGGTTGATTTTACGGTACCCAATGCGACTTCACTCACCAAATTGACCAATCAGAATTTCGATTTGTGGGAATTATTTCGTGTTCTGGTAATGCACATAGAAAAAAGGTATTTGGAATTAAAGAAGGGGATGCATTCCAAAATATTAAGTGATTATCTGAATAAATTATTCAGGTATGAAGAATGGGCTAAATATGAAGACAATGCTGTTTTTATCGGTAGGATTATAGGAATTGCTATGGATGGTAAACTTATTATTGAAAAAGAGAATGGTTTTGTCAACCATTATGCCTTTAAGGAGGTTAAGTTCTTATTCGATAAATAA
- the ahcY gene encoding adenosylhomocysteinase encodes MSEIKSKVYTPFKVKDISLAEWGRKEIKLAEAEMPGLMAIREEYGPSQPLKGARIAGCLHMTIQTAVLIETLTALGAEVTWSSCNIFSTQDHAAAAIAAAGISVYAWKGMTAEEFDWCIEQTLFFGEEKEPLNMILDDGGDLTNMVFDNYPELVSGIKGLSEETTTGVHRLYERMKKGTLPMPAINVNDSVTKSKFDNKYGCKESLVDAIRRATDIMMAGKVAVVAGYGDVGKGSAASLRGAGARVIVTEIDPICALQAAMDGFAVKKMVDAVKEADIVVTATGNKDIITKEHFLAMKDKTIVCNIGHFDNEIDMAWLNKTYGQTKDVIKPQVDLYNLDGKELIILAEGRLVNLGCATGHPSFVMSNSFSNQTLAQLELWLNTDQYEPGVYVLPKHLDEKVAALHLAKLGVELDILTSDQAEYIGVTPEGPYKPEYYRY; translated from the coding sequence ATGTCTGAAATCAAATCAAAAGTATACACACCTTTCAAAGTGAAGGACATTTCATTGGCTGAGTGGGGGAGAAAAGAAATCAAGTTGGCCGAAGCGGAGATGCCCGGACTTATGGCCATAAGAGAGGAATATGGGCCTTCACAACCTTTGAAGGGCGCAAGAATTGCTGGATGTCTTCATATGACCATTCAGACGGCGGTATTGATAGAGACGTTGACCGCTTTGGGAGCTGAGGTGACCTGGTCTTCTTGCAATATATTTTCGACCCAGGACCATGCCGCTGCCGCAATTGCAGCTGCAGGAATTTCGGTCTATGCCTGGAAAGGAATGACTGCCGAAGAGTTTGACTGGTGTATCGAACAGACCCTTTTCTTTGGTGAGGAAAAGGAGCCATTGAATATGATTCTGGATGATGGCGGAGACCTGACCAATATGGTATTCGATAACTATCCTGAACTGGTTTCTGGTATCAAAGGACTTTCCGAGGAGACGACCACAGGTGTTCACAGACTGTATGAGCGGATGAAAAAAGGCACCCTTCCCATGCCTGCCATCAATGTGAACGATTCGGTCACAAAATCAAAATTTGACAACAAATACGGATGTAAGGAATCACTCGTAGATGCCATCAGAAGGGCAACTGATATCATGATGGCGGGGAAAGTGGCCGTTGTGGCAGGTTATGGGGATGTGGGCAAAGGCTCCGCAGCTTCTCTGAGAGGTGCCGGAGCAAGGGTGATTGTCACCGAGATCGATCCGATCTGCGCCCTGCAGGCTGCCATGGACGGATTTGCCGTGAAGAAAATGGTAGATGCGGTAAAAGAAGCTGATATTGTCGTGACGGCAACAGGCAATAAAGACATCATCACAAAAGAGCATTTTCTCGCGATGAAAGATAAAACCATAGTGTGCAACATCGGCCATTTTGACAATGAAATAGATATGGCCTGGTTGAACAAAACCTATGGACAGACCAAAGATGTGATCAAACCACAGGTAGATCTGTATAACCTGGACGGCAAGGAATTGATCATTTTGGCGGAAGGCAGATTGGTGAATCTGGGCTGCGCAACAGGCCACCCGTCTTTTGTGATGTCAAATTCCTTTTCCAATCAGACGCTGGCCCAACTTGAACTTTGGTTGAATACAGACCAATATGAGCCAGGTGTTTATGTACTTCCCAAGCATTTGGACGAAAAAGTAGCTGCTTTGCATCTGGCCAAGTTAGGTGTTGAGTTGGATATCCTTACATCGGATCAGGCCGAATATATCGGAGTGACCCCTGAAGGTCCCTACAAGCCTGAATATTATAGATATTAA